In Fusobacterium perfoetens ATCC 29250, one DNA window encodes the following:
- a CDS encoding patatin-like phospholipase family protein, whose product MKKFLLIFLFIILSIFSFSQEEKYYGKINTKKDKINSIDNHIEMLEDYIKELEDLKTYVNKNKFDINKKNGSPKIALVLSGGGAKGAGHVGVLKVLEKYNVPIDMIIGTSAGSIVGAMYSIGYSPKEIEDFLLTQEFEKLFSNSPDRSLKNITQKINEIKGTLSVSIDNNNDIHFPLGVINGEHIYLNFKKTFERVEKINNFDEFPIKFRAVSTDINTGKAIALKEGDLAKAVLMSMAIPSIITPIKHQDSFFVDGGVANNFPVVEAMKAGADIIIAVDITADPKNITTSSNVVEVIDKISGYNSMKSTKIQKNYADILIVPNVKKFGTLDFENIAPIIKEGEIAAEHFSSNLKKLSNKEKFLAIKEKSSALKNFNSPINSINLIGNSTFTYKKAIDLKPQTDNYTIDDLNTWTNKIYALSYVDRIFYKVQNDNITFSLEESPLFKIYGNFLYVSNDYGMALNLNTDLPYSNSFGNNYYIKSEISSFPKLSIGNKNTFEIFDIDFSRNYSLSYQYSPVFLYGWNSGKLISKYTTKSLGFQYDISSSIFNNLLFGISSGWKYSKNYFTSGLPYDLEDKDIENYIWGSSYIIYDNLDSISFPTKGSFSYLAGFVNRGISNSGFDFHGYKFNVFKTFPINKKLSFGAFASGGQLFNDDFNYRYEGLFKIGGTKKFSLNYKEFDFYGIPYYGLVTDKLISGGISLQYNVGPNVYIIGRYNTITFNSDSNNFFYQKDSEFASNFYNGYGIGLGWDTLLGPLEFSLTNDSINNGILFNIYFGYTF is encoded by the coding sequence ATGAAAAAATTTTTACTTATTTTTCTTTTTATAATTTTATCTATTTTTTCCTTTTCTCAAGAAGAAAAATATTATGGAAAAATAAATACTAAAAAAGATAAAATAAATTCTATTGATAATCATATAGAAATGTTAGAAGATTATATCAAGGAATTAGAAGATTTAAAAACTTATGTAAATAAAAATAAGTTTGATATAAATAAAAAAAATGGTTCTCCAAAAATTGCTTTGGTTTTAAGTGGTGGTGGAGCTAAAGGAGCTGGGCATGTTGGAGTTTTAAAAGTTTTAGAAAAATATAATGTTCCTATTGATATGATAATAGGAACTAGTGCAGGAAGTATTGTAGGAGCCATGTATTCTATAGGTTATTCTCCAAAAGAAATAGAAGATTTTTTACTTACTCAAGAATTTGAAAAATTATTTTCAAACTCTCCTGACCGTTCTTTAAAAAATATTACTCAAAAAATTAATGAAATTAAAGGAACTCTTAGTGTTTCTATTGATAATAATAATGACATTCATTTCCCATTAGGGGTAATAAATGGAGAACATATTTATCTTAACTTTAAAAAAACTTTTGAAAGAGTTGAAAAAATAAATAATTTTGATGAATTTCCAATAAAATTTAGAGCTGTTTCTACAGATATTAATACTGGAAAAGCTATAGCCTTAAAAGAAGGAGATTTAGCAAAAGCTGTCCTTATGAGTATGGCTATTCCATCTATTATCACTCCTATAAAACATCAAGATAGTTTCTTTGTTGATGGTGGAGTGGCCAATAATTTCCCAGTTGTAGAAGCTATGAAAGCTGGAGCTGATATTATAATAGCTGTAGATATAACTGCTGACCCTAAAAATATAACAACTAGTTCCAATGTAGTAGAAGTTATTGATAAAATTTCTGGATACAATAGCATGAAAAGTACAAAAATCCAAAAAAATTATGCTGATATTTTAATAGTTCCTAATGTAAAAAAATTTGGAACTCTTGATTTCGAAAATATTGCGCCTATCATTAAAGAAGGAGAAATAGCTGCTGAACATTTTTCCTCAAATTTAAAAAAGCTTTCTAATAAAGAAAAATTTCTAGCCATAAAAGAAAAATCTAGTGCTTTAAAAAATTTCAATAGTCCTATTAATTCTATAAATTTAATTGGAAACTCTACTTTTACCTATAAAAAAGCTATAGATTTAAAACCACAAACTGATAACTATACAATAGATGATTTAAATACTTGGACCAATAAAATCTATGCTCTTTCATATGTTGATAGGATTTTTTATAAAGTACAAAATGATAATATTACTTTTTCTTTAGAAGAAAGTCCTTTATTTAAGATTTATGGAAATTTCCTTTATGTTTCTAATGATTATGGTATGGCCTTAAACTTAAATACAGATTTACCATATAGCAATAGTTTTGGTAACAACTATTATATAAAAAGTGAAATATCTTCTTTTCCTAAATTAAGTATAGGAAATAAAAATACTTTTGAAATTTTTGATATTGATTTTTCAAGAAATTATAGTTTATCTTATCAATATTCTCCTGTTTTTCTTTATGGTTGGAATTCTGGAAAACTTATTTCTAAGTACACTACAAAATCTTTAGGTTTTCAATATGATATTTCTTCTTCTATTTTTAATAATCTTCTTTTTGGTATATCAAGTGGTTGGAAATATTCTAAAAACTATTTTACATCTGGTCTTCCTTATGATTTAGAAGATAAAGATATTGAAAATTATATTTGGGGTAGTTCTTATATTATTTATGATAATTTAGATTCTATTTCATTCCCTACTAAAGGAAGTTTTTCTTATTTAGCAGGATTTGTTAATAGAGGAATTTCTAATTCTGGTTTTGATTTTCATGGATATAAATTTAATGTATTTAAAACTTTCCCTATTAATAAAAAACTTTCTTTTGGTGCTTTCGCTTCTGGAGGACAATTATTTAATGATGATTTTAATTATAGATATGAAGGTTTATTTAAAATAGGTGGTACAAAAAAATTTAGTTTAAATTATAAAGAATTTGATTTTTATGGTATTCCTTACTATGGATTAGTTACAGATAAACTTATATCTGGAGGTATTTCATTACAATATAATGTAGGCCCTAATGTTTATATTAT
- a CDS encoding LysM peptidoglycan-binding domain-containing protein — MKKIIYLLMILLVGCTAIEEKEDSPIIYNLAIVSTNNINGKIQEGIGYPRLATIIKDKEREFGKEKVLYLDAGGNFSGSKFSESTKGAGISKVLNGVGLKVTTLGKGDFYYGAERIKELEKISNFKIVASNVKYRDGRDFVKPYLLGRMGDKRFAIIGIVSPELYNEMDKKTKGELIIQEPILVIPNLVRLIKENNIDFIIALSSFGENTEWNAAELAKNISDIDLMIVSGQGKSMNQKMNNTYIIKEENSFGSIGITKIALKTGKKSLDRINHEKIKLNDIYIPENEKKIVKESTIKEEVIKGEDIYYKVQPGNTLYSLAREYNTTVDEIKRLNPSIEGNNIKVGETYKILEKKVDIVEKKVETETNKAKEMYDNFDSIAVEMNDMENIPDNALEVGKIDIPKDSEVEKLIETLK, encoded by the coding sequence TTGAAAAAAATAATTTATTTATTAATGATTTTATTAGTAGGGTGTACAGCAATAGAAGAGAAAGAGGACTCTCCTATAATTTATAATTTAGCAATAGTTAGTACAAATAATATAAATGGAAAAATTCAAGAGGGAATAGGTTATCCTAGATTAGCAACAATAATAAAAGATAAAGAAAGAGAGTTTGGAAAAGAAAAAGTTTTATATTTAGATGCTGGAGGAAATTTTTCAGGAAGTAAATTTTCAGAAAGTACTAAAGGAGCAGGAATTTCAAAAGTATTAAATGGAGTAGGATTAAAAGTTACTACTTTAGGAAAAGGGGATTTTTATTATGGAGCAGAGAGAATAAAAGAATTAGAAAAGATTTCTAATTTTAAAATAGTAGCTTCAAATGTTAAATATAGAGATGGAAGAGATTTTGTAAAACCATATTTATTAGGAAGAATGGGAGATAAAAGATTTGCTATTATAGGGATAGTTTCTCCAGAACTATATAATGAAATGGATAAGAAGACAAAAGGAGAATTAATAATTCAAGAACCTATATTAGTTATTCCTAATTTAGTTAGATTAATAAAAGAAAATAATATAGATTTTATAATTGCTCTTTCTTCTTTTGGAGAAAATACAGAATGGAATGCAGCAGAATTAGCTAAGAATATCTCTGATATAGATTTAATGATAGTAAGTGGACAAGGAAAAAGTATGAATCAAAAAATGAATAACACTTATATAATTAAAGAGGAAAATTCTTTTGGAAGTATAGGAATAACAAAGATAGCTTTAAAAACTGGTAAAAAATCATTAGATAGAATAAATCATGAAAAAATAAAATTAAATGATATTTATATTCCTGAAAATGAGAAAAAGATTGTAAAAGAAAGTACAATAAAAGAAGAAGTTATAAAAGGTGAAGATATATATTATAAAGTACAACCAGGAAATACTTTATATTCTTTAGCTAGAGAATACAATACAACTGTTGATGAAATAAAAAGATTAAATCCTAGTATTGAAGGAAATAACATAAAAGTGGGAGAAACTTATAAAATACTAGAGAAAAAAGTGGATATTGTAGAAAAGAAAGTTGAAACAGAAACAAATAAAGCGAAAGAGATGTATGATAACTTTGATTCTATTGCAGTAGAAATGAATGATATGGAAAATATTCCAGATAATGCATTAGAAGTTGGAAAAATAGATATTCCAAAAGATAGTGAAGTAGAGAAATTAATAGAAACTTTAAAATAA
- the rpoN gene encoding RNA polymerase factor sigma-54, with product MEFSLNLKQDLKLILTQEMKVSLNILEMSSYDLEKYILKEREINPYIEVEYTNISKKNFSNDEEEFSPLDLAHKEESLVDYLEEQIGYLKINKNMRFLCSYIINNLDKRGYLLLKKQEIKDLTKFPLKEIEKAIEIIKSLEPVGIGAQNLEECLIIQLHKKQINDIVLENLIKYFLRELADRKIEKICEKLKINQEQLKKYFEIIRKLNPIPSRGFYMGESINYISPEAEIKLVDGEYKVIMLYGNLPKVKIKEGENIDKTYYTSANNLIKFIEKRYETLKNILEVILEKQYEYFSQENGKLKNFTLKEVSEKLEIHESTISRAIKNKYISSNKGMLRIKDLFVLNDEKELICEIIENLVLEEDREKPYTDQYMADYINLHNLKIARRTVAKYREELGIASASKRKLKNI from the coding sequence ATGGAATTTTCGTTAAATTTAAAACAGGATTTAAAATTAATTTTAACACAAGAAATGAAAGTCTCTCTAAATATTTTGGAGATGTCTTCTTATGATTTAGAAAAATATATTTTAAAAGAAAGGGAAATCAATCCCTACATAGAAGTGGAGTATACAAATATTAGTAAAAAAAATTTTTCAAATGATGAGGAAGAATTTTCTCCATTAGATTTAGCCCATAAAGAAGAGAGTTTAGTAGATTATTTAGAAGAGCAAATAGGATATTTGAAAATTAATAAAAATATGAGATTTCTTTGTTCTTATATAATAAATAATCTTGATAAAAGAGGTTATCTTTTATTAAAAAAGCAAGAAATAAAAGATCTGACTAAATTTCCTTTAAAAGAGATAGAAAAGGCAATAGAAATAATAAAATCTTTAGAACCAGTAGGAATAGGAGCTCAAAATTTAGAAGAGTGTCTTATAATTCAATTACATAAAAAGCAAATAAATGATATAGTTTTAGAGAATTTAATAAAATATTTTTTAAGAGAGTTAGCAGATAGAAAAATTGAAAAAATTTGTGAAAAATTAAAAATTAATCAAGAACAGCTTAAGAAATATTTTGAAATAATTCGAAAATTAAATCCTATTCCTTCTCGTGGTTTTTATATGGGAGAATCAATAAATTATATTTCTCCAGAAGCAGAAATAAAATTAGTTGATGGAGAGTATAAAGTTATAATGTTATATGGAAATCTTCCAAAAGTGAAAATTAAAGAAGGAGAAAATATAGATAAAACGTATTATACCTCAGCTAATAATTTAATAAAGTTTATAGAAAAAAGATATGAAACTTTAAAAAATATATTAGAGGTTATATTAGAAAAACAATATGAGTATTTTTCACAAGAAAATGGAAAATTAAAGAATTTCACTTTAAAAGAAGTATCAGAAAAATTAGAAATACATGAATCAACAATTTCAAGAGCTATAAAAAATAAATATATATCTTCAAATAAAGGGATGTTAAGGATAAAAGATTTGTTTGTATTAAATGATGAGAAAGAGTTAATCTGTGAAATTATAGAAAATTTAGTTTTAGAAGAAGATAGAGAAAAACCATATACAGACCAATATATGGCTGACTATATAAATTTGCATAATTTAAAAATAGCTAGAAGAACTGTGGCAAAATATAGAGAAGAATTAGGAATAGCCTCAGCATCTAAAAGAAAATTAAAAAATATCTAG
- a CDS encoding sigma-54 interaction domain-containing protein — MEISLIEIKEHVKKYIEVITTVIDVGVGVVDKNMKRVSSTGLYIDEDGEEVLGSVYKNTLETGSTNVIENPRQHCLCIECIDKQRCKETLEISTPIYCNGEIEGVLGLVCFTEEQKNKILSDVNSYLNFTKQIAEFIGMKFNEYKESLLQKEKEETLNQILNNMTKGVIVTNSDNEILIINQIGMKKLKLVFSPVGKKIKIISQNDYIMNEEIFKLIINEKEYTVSGKKFPLNSISKKKEDAFIFDDIQKINKNIVEVSNQYNRITLDDIHGKSQAILSLKEYIQAISNSNSTVLITGESGTGKELIARSIHSCGNRKDKPFVVINCSAIPDSLLESELFGYVKGAFTGANNNGHMGKFELANTGVIFLDEIGDMPLYLQAKLLRVLQEKKIERIGSNKSIDLDIKIIAATNADLKQKIKEKKFREDLYYRLNVIPIQTHPLRERKEDIEPIVEELIKKYSLIANKTIKEMDREVLDLLLEYDWPGNIRELENIIELMMNTCGNNEKIVKNMLPENILKKDIKENIIKEEKRFFEREEEILFEEFEKLEKEYIIRSLKKYGNSTESKKMISEKMNIGLTTLYRKLKKFNIDK, encoded by the coding sequence ATGGAAATCTCTCTTATTGAAATAAAAGAACATGTAAAAAAATATATAGAAGTTATTACTACAGTTATAGATGTTGGTGTAGGTGTGGTAGATAAAAATATGAAAAGAGTTTCTAGTACAGGACTTTATATTGATGAAGATGGGGAAGAAGTATTAGGTAGTGTTTATAAAAATACTTTGGAAACAGGAAGTACAAATGTAATAGAAAATCCAAGACAACATTGTCTTTGTATAGAATGTATAGATAAACAGAGGTGTAAAGAAACTTTAGAAATTTCTACACCTATTTATTGTAATGGAGAAATAGAGGGAGTTTTAGGGTTAGTTTGCTTTACAGAAGAGCAAAAAAATAAGATACTTTCTGATGTAAATTCTTATTTAAATTTTACAAAACAAATAGCTGAATTTATAGGAATGAAGTTTAATGAATATAAAGAGAGTTTACTTCAAAAAGAAAAAGAGGAAACTCTTAATCAAATATTAAATAATATGACAAAAGGTGTCATAGTTACTAATAGTGATAATGAAATTTTAATCATAAATCAAATAGGAATGAAAAAATTAAAATTAGTTTTTAGTCCTGTTGGAAAAAAAATAAAAATAATTAGTCAAAATGATTATATAATGAATGAGGAAATTTTTAAATTAATAATAAATGAGAAAGAATATACAGTAAGTGGAAAAAAATTTCCTTTGAATTCAATAAGCAAAAAAAAGGAAGATGCTTTTATTTTTGATGATATACAAAAAATTAATAAAAATATTGTTGAAGTAAGTAATCAATATAATAGAATAACTTTAGATGATATTCATGGAAAATCACAAGCGATTTTATCTTTAAAAGAATATATTCAAGCTATTTCAAATTCAAATTCTACAGTATTGATAACAGGGGAAAGTGGAACTGGAAAAGAGTTAATAGCTCGTTCAATACATTCTTGTGGAAATAGAAAAGATAAACCATTTGTTGTTATAAATTGTTCAGCTATTCCAGATTCACTTTTAGAAAGTGAACTTTTTGGATATGTAAAAGGAGCTTTTACAGGAGCTAATAATAATGGACATATGGGAAAGTTTGAATTAGCTAACACAGGAGTAATTTTCTTAGATGAGATAGGTGATATGCCTTTATATTTACAAGCAAAATTATTGAGAGTTTTACAAGAGAAAAAAATAGAAAGAATAGGGTCTAATAAAAGTATTGATTTAGATATTAAAATAATAGCTGCTACTAATGCTGATTTAAAACAAAAAATTAAAGAAAAGAAATTTAGAGAAGATTTGTATTATAGATTAAATGTAATACCTATTCAAACTCATCCTTTAAGAGAAAGAAAAGAAGATATAGAACCAATAGTAGAAGAACTTATAAAAAAATATAGTTTAATAGCTAATAAAACTATAAAAGAGATGGATAGAGAGGTATTAGACTTATTATTAGAATATGATTGGCCAGGAAATATTAGAGAATTAGAAAATATTATAGAATTGATGATGAATACTTGTGGAAATAATGAAAAAATAGTAAAAAATATGTTGCCAGAAAATATTTTAAAAAAAGATATTAAAGAAAATATTATAAAGGAAGAAAAAAGATTTTTTGAAAGAGAAGAAGAAATTTTATTTGAAGAATTTGAAAAATTAGAAAAAGAATATATAATAAGAAGTCTAAAAAAATATGGAAATTCTACAGAAAGTAAAAAGATGATTTCTGAGAAAATGAATATAGGATTAACAACTTTATATAGAAAATTAAAAAAATTTAATATAGATAAATAA
- a CDS encoding bactofilin family protein, translating into MFQPKKTIEYSGVGITMISEYTKIKGDIDISCNIYIDGKVEGSIKSTALITIGEKGEVIGSLKAERIIISGVLRGKAEATDVEFIKNGKIYGDIISSKLSIEEGVIFEGTNKLKK; encoded by the coding sequence ATGTTTCAACCAAAAAAAACTATAGAATATTCTGGAGTAGGAATAACTATGATATCAGAATATACTAAGATAAAAGGAGATATAGATATATCTTGTAATATTTATATAGATGGAAAAGTAGAAGGAAGTATAAAATCTACAGCCCTTATAACTATTGGAGAAAAAGGTGAAGTTATAGGGAGTTTGAAGGCAGAGAGAATAATAATATCTGGAGTATTAAGAGGAAAAGCTGAAGCTACAGATGTAGAATTTATAAAAAATGGAAAAATTTATGGAGATATTATTAGCTCTAAATTATCTATAGAAGAGGGAGTTATATTTGAAGGAACTAATAAGTTAAAAAAATAA
- a CDS encoding dicarboxylate/amino acid:cation symporter, translating to MERERKMSLTTKIFIALIIGVIVGLVLHPLKNNPYVEKYLLNFVFTFLGNGFVRAIRMVVVPLVLCSLVMGAAGIEDVTKLGRIGAKTLIFYLSTTAVAVVLALVGGNIINPGKGVNISDIATTVVSVDKTKPFVDILLDMIPINPIEALAKGDMLQIIVFSIILGIAMSLLGEKANEAKKLFEAGNNISLKLVEIIMLFAPLGVFGLIAKTFTTLGYIALVPLFKYFMGVVVILFIHCLVTYQSILVLFGKYNPIKFFKNFAPTMLVAFSTASSSACLPSSLKTMQENFGVSKAISSFTIPLGNTINMDGTAVMQGVATIFIAQIYGIDLTMGNYITIILTATLASIGTAGVPGVGVIMLGMVLVQVGLPLEGIGLVMGIDRFVDMFRTTVNVTGDAVCTLVIAKSEKENIK from the coding sequence ATGGAGAGAGAAAGAAAAATGTCGTTAACCACAAAAATTTTTATAGCTTTGATAATAGGAGTTATAGTAGGTTTAGTATTACATCCTCTAAAAAATAATCCTTATGTAGAAAAATATCTTTTAAATTTTGTATTTACTTTTTTAGGTAATGGATTTGTAAGAGCCATTAGAATGGTAGTTGTTCCATTAGTTTTATGTTCTTTAGTTATGGGAGCAGCAGGAATAGAAGATGTAACTAAGCTGGGAAGGATTGGAGCAAAAACTTTAATCTTTTATCTATCAACAACAGCTGTAGCTGTAGTTTTAGCCTTAGTTGGAGGAAATATAATAAATCCTGGAAAAGGAGTAAATATTAGTGATATAGCTACAACAGTAGTATCAGTAGATAAAACAAAACCATTTGTAGATATTTTATTAGATATGATACCTATAAATCCTATAGAAGCACTAGCTAAAGGAGATATGTTACAAATAATAGTTTTCTCTATAATTTTAGGAATAGCAATGTCTTTATTAGGAGAAAAAGCAAATGAAGCTAAAAAACTTTTTGAAGCTGGAAATAATATAAGTTTAAAATTAGTAGAAATTATTATGTTATTTGCTCCTTTAGGAGTATTTGGTTTAATAGCTAAAACTTTTACAACATTAGGTTATATAGCTTTAGTTCCATTATTTAAGTATTTTATGGGAGTAGTAGTAATATTATTTATTCATTGTTTGGTAACTTATCAAAGTATATTGGTATTATTTGGAAAATATAATCCTATAAAATTCTTTAAGAATTTTGCTCCAACAATGTTGGTAGCTTTTTCTACAGCTTCAAGTAGTGCTTGTTTACCATCATCTTTAAAAACTATGCAAGAAAATTTTGGTGTTTCTAAAGCAATTTCATCTTTTACAATTCCTTTAGGAAATACAATAAATATGGATGGAACAGCTGTTATGCAAGGAGTGGCTACAATATTTATAGCTCAAATTTATGGAATAGATTTGACAATGGGAAATTATATTACAATAATTCTTACAGCTACTTTAGCTTCAATAGGAACAGCAGGAGTTCCTGGAGTTGGAGTAATAATGTTAGGAATGGTTTTAGTACAAGTAGGACTTCCTTTAGAAGGAATTGGACTTGTTATGGGAATAGATAGATTTGTAGACATGTTTAGGACAACAGTAAATGTAACAGGAGATGCTGTTTGTACTTTAGTAATAGCTAAATCAGAAAAAGAAAATATAAAGTAA
- a CDS encoding TIGR03905 family TSCPD domain-containing protein encodes MKKFITSGVCAREIALEIDDNGIIKNIEFLGGCDGNTHGIENLIIGMSKEDVIKKLKGITCGKKSTSCPDQLAKILEENF; translated from the coding sequence ATGAAAAAATTTATCACTTCTGGAGTATGTGCTAGAGAAATCGCTTTAGAAATTGATGACAATGGAATTATTAAAAATATTGAATTTTTAGGTGGATGTGATGGTAATACTCATGGAATAGAAAATTTAATAATTGGAATGTCAAAAGAAGATGTTATAAAAAAATTAAAAGGAATTACTTGTGGAAAAAAATCTACATCTTGTCCTGACCAACTTGCAAAAATTTTAGAAGAAAATTTTTAA
- a CDS encoding TolC family protein gives MKKIFLFLLIINLTFAREISFEEALEIAKKNNRNLQIQELTVNQKKLEKNSKVKELLPTIQINSSYEKIENQYEDEKFNNSLKAKQTIFSGGEKYNDVKLAKHNEELEKINLYNEENYLRIKVLESYIQCLYNKEILLVYEKSYEDKEKELERQVEFRNLGLVDKTEVLKLESSLYQTKGKILEAKNNLITGNLALKTLLRIDPREKIQVKELDLKTIQMKDIVLEEDVKNTLKNGVQAKILNKNIDIKESETSKKLSSFFPKVSAEYSYNNINKDKFSGSFSGHQDDWEWRAGISFEWDIFNFGSDIDIYRSSKLDVEKLKLTRDEELDNLRKNMINAYNNIFTLEKSMESNRKAFETSLETYNIEKEKYENRLIDTIDYLKAEEDMMRTKVEYYNSKLNYFLAYEKYMVLRK, from the coding sequence ATGAAAAAAATTTTTTTATTTCTTTTAATTATAAACCTTACATTTGCAAGAGAAATCTCTTTTGAAGAGGCTTTAGAAATAGCTAAAAAAAATAACAGAAATTTACAAATTCAAGAATTAACTGTAAATCAAAAAAAACTTGAAAAAAATTCTAAAGTAAAAGAATTACTTCCAACTATTCAGATAAATAGTTCCTATGAAAAAATAGAAAATCAATATGAAGATGAAAAATTTAATAATTCTTTAAAAGCTAAACAAACTATTTTTTCTGGGGGAGAAAAATATAATGATGTAAAATTAGCAAAACATAATGAAGAATTAGAAAAAATAAATTTATACAATGAAGAAAATTATTTAAGAATTAAGGTTTTAGAAAGTTATATACAATGTCTTTATAATAAAGAAATTTTACTAGTCTATGAAAAATCTTATGAGGATAAAGAAAAAGAATTGGAAAGACAAGTAGAATTTAGAAATTTAGGACTTGTAGATAAAACAGAAGTACTAAAACTTGAAAGTTCATTATATCAAACAAAAGGAAAAATACTTGAAGCAAAAAATAATTTAATAACAGGAAATTTAGCTTTAAAAACTCTTTTAAGAATAGACCCAAGAGAGAAAATTCAAGTGAAAGAATTAGATTTGAAAACAATACAAATGAAAGATATAGTATTGGAAGAAGATGTAAAAAATACTTTAAAAAATGGAGTTCAAGCTAAGATTTTAAATAAAAATATAGATATAAAAGAATCAGAAACAAGTAAAAAGTTAAGTAGTTTTTTTCCAAAAGTAAGTGCTGAATATTCATATAACAATATAAATAAAGATAAATTTTCAGGAAGTTTTTCAGGACATCAAGATGATTGGGAATGGAGAGCTGGAATCTCTTTTGAATGGGATATATTTAATTTTGGAAGTGATATAGATATTTATAGAAGTTCTAAATTAGATGTAGAAAAATTAAAGTTAACTAGAGATGAAGAACTAGATAACTTGAGAAAAAATATGATAAATGCTTATAATAATATATTCACTTTGGAAAAATCAATGGAAAGTAATAGAAAGGCTTTTGAAACATCTTTAGAAACTTATAATATTGAAAAGGAAAAATATGAAAATAGATTGATTGATACTATTGATTATCTTAAAGCAGAAGAAGATATGATGAGAACCAAAGTAGAATATTATAATTCAAAATTAAATTATTTTTTAGCTTATGAAAAATATATGGTATTGAGAAAATAA
- a CDS encoding efflux RND transporter periplasmic adaptor subunit yields the protein MKKIVLFIFMILLLISCKDNKATSKKEIIKEIKSIELKEMTLDNIEIYNGEITPSNDVKIITPTGGYVKEINFKNGDIIKKDEVILKLEDIETETNYLQAEGNLYKAKSDYETQKISFEKYEKLYKKDYISEDTYLTAKNNLSQSYGIYKTAEGNYLDAKDKKERLIVKAPINGIVTDLDLKLEEKIIANSEVLSIIDNENMEIKVAVSGKSVNNIKVGNEAKIYIEEIDREVIGKIESINLAANKETKKYQVKIIFNNEKKDILKGMYGKVKINQGKTKGLFIPKEAIMVKDLYTYIAITRDGKALIYKVDSKDSIGNYQEIIFKDYKIGDRLIIEGQYLLNNNDKVKEREE from the coding sequence ATGAAAAAGATTGTGTTATTTATATTTATGATATTATTATTGATTTCTTGTAAAGATAATAAGGCTACTTCAAAAAAAGAAATAATTAAAGAGATAAAAAGTATAGAGCTAAAAGAAATGACATTAGATAATATAGAAATATATAATGGAGAAATAACACCAAGTAATGATGTAAAAATAATAACTCCAACAGGTGGATATGTAAAAGAGATTAACTTTAAAAATGGAGATATTATAAAAAAAGATGAAGTTATCTTAAAATTAGAAGATATAGAAACAGAAACAAATTATTTACAAGCAGAGGGGAATTTATATAAAGCTAAATCAGATTATGAAACTCAAAAAATATCTTTTGAAAAATATGAAAAATTATATAAAAAAGATTATATTTCAGAAGATACTTATTTAACAGCTAAAAATAATTTATCTCAAAGTTATGGTATTTATAAAACAGCAGAGGGAAATTATTTAGATGCTAAAGATAAAAAAGAAAGATTGATAGTTAAGGCGCCTATTAATGGAATAGTGACAGATTTAGATTTAAAATTAGAAGAAAAAATTATTGCTAATAGTGAAGTATTATCTATTATAGATAATGAAAATATGGAGATAAAAGTAGCTGTATCTGGAAAGAGTGTCAATAATATTAAAGTGGGAAATGAAGCAAAAATATATATAGAGGAAATAGATAGAGAAGTTATAGGAAAAATAGAAAGTATTAATTTGGCAGCTAATAAAGAAACAAAAAAATATCAAGTAAAAATAATTTTTAATAATGAGAAAAAAGATATTTTAAAAGGAATGTATGGAAAAGTAAAAATAAATCAAGGAAAAACAAAAGGGTTATTTATTCCTAAAGAAGCTATTATGGTAAAAGATTTATATACTTATATAGCTATAACTAGAGATGGAAAAGCTTTAATATATAAAGTTGATTCAAAAGATTCTATAGGAAATTATCAAGAAATAATTTTTAAAGATTATAAAATAGGAGATAGATTGATAATAGAAGGACAATATTTATTGAATAATAATGATAAAGTTAAGGAGAGAGAAGAATGA